A window of Thermomicrobiales bacterium contains these coding sequences:
- a CDS encoding creatininase family protein has product MIRPEMNDGPLLFNELNRTQLAALAPSSLVVLPVGATEQHGPHLVTGTDTFAVEAISRAAAVQAGDSGSIVVAPTLPFGSSDHHLAFGGTLSLSTQTYYAVIRDLVSSLITDGFRKILIVNGHGGNHELVQLVARDLALIHPAQIGALSYWQPSQGKLDGAWAGKAGHPPPGHAG; this is encoded by the coding sequence ATGATCCGCCCCGAGATGAACGATGGCCCGCTGCTCTTCAATGAACTGAACCGCACCCAGTTGGCGGCGCTCGCGCCATCGAGTTTGGTGGTGCTACCGGTTGGCGCCACGGAGCAGCACGGTCCGCATCTGGTGACCGGCACCGACACCTTCGCGGTGGAAGCGATCAGCCGGGCAGCAGCGGTTCAGGCAGGAGATAGCGGCTCGATCGTGGTCGCGCCCACCCTCCCCTTCGGGTCCTCAGACCATCATCTCGCCTTTGGCGGCACGCTGTCGTTGAGCACACAGACCTACTACGCGGTGATCCGCGATCTGGTCTCCTCGCTCATCACCGACGGGTTCCGCAAGATCCTGATCGTCAATGGGCATGGAGGAAATCACGAGCTGGTGCAGCTGGTCGCGCGCGACTTAGCCCTCATCCATCCGGCGCAGATCGGCGCGCTTTCCTATTGGCAACCATCGCAAGGGAAGCTCGACGGCGCCTGGGCAGGCAAGGCAGGACATCCGCCGCCTGGTCACGCGGG